Sequence from the Gemmobacter sp. 24YEA27 genome:
TGCCCATGATGGATTTGAGCGTGGTGCTTTTGCCGGCGCCATTGCGGCCCAGAAGGGTCACCACCTCGCCTTCGCGAATGTCGAAACTGACCCTGTGCAGCACATGGCTTTCACCATACCAGGCCTCAAGATCCGTAACCTGAAAATGCGCGTTCTGAGAAAGCCTATCAGCCATTGGGCACCCCGATATAGGCATTGATGACCTGCGGGTCTTTGGAAACCTCGTCATAGCTGCCCTCTGCCAGGATGGCGCCGCGTGCGAGGACGGTAATGCGGTCGCAAAGCGTTGCGACCACCGAGAGATTATGTTCGACCATCAGCACGGTGCGCCCGACAGCGACCCGCGCGATCAGCGTGGTGATGCGGGCGACATCCTCCTGCGTCATGCCGGCCATCGGCTCGTCAAGCAGCAGGACTTTGGGATCCAGCGCCAGCGTGGTGGCGATTTCCAGCGCACGCTTGCGCCCGTAGGAAAGATCACTGGCCTGTTCCCGGGCGAACCCTGTCATACCAACCTGATCCAGCAGGTCCATTGCCTCATCTTCGAGGTGCGCCAGCACCTTCTGGCTGCGCCAGAAATCCCAGCTGTCGCCATGGCGGCGCCGCTGCAGGGCAATGCGCACATTTTCAAGCGCGGTCATCGAGCCGAACACCGCCGAAATTTGAAACGAGCGCACGAGACCCATCCGCGCAATCACCTCCGGCTTCAGGCGGGTGATGTCACGACCATCATAGGTGATGGTGCCGGCA
This genomic interval carries:
- a CDS encoding ABC transporter ATP-binding protein yields the protein MSDDIVLKATGLTKDFKGFRAVDAVNLKVKRGSVHALIGPNGAGKSTCFNLLTKFLTPSAGTITYDGRDITRLKPEVIARMGLVRSFQISAVFGSMTALENVRIALQRRRHGDSWDFWRSQKVLAHLEDEAMDLLDQVGMTGFAREQASDLSYGRKRALEIATTLALDPKVLLLDEPMAGMTQEDVARITTLIARVAVGRTVLMVEHNLSVVATLCDRITVLARGAILAEGSYDEVSKDPQVINAYIGVPNG